The region TCCGTGGATCGAAATGATCCCGATGGCAGCTCTTGTCGGAGTGATGTTCATGGTCGTCATCGGGACGTTCGAGTGGGCCTCGATAAAGATGATCAGCCGGATTCCTCCCTCGGACTACTTTGTGATGGTCTTGGTCGCGGGCTACACCGTCGTCATGCACGACCTCGCGACCGCCGTCATCTTGGGTGTCGTCGTTTCGGCTTGCGTATTCGCTTGGAAACACGCGACTCACCTAGGTGCGGATACAAAAATTAACGAAGAGGGAAGCAAGGTCTATCAATTGCATGGCCCGCTTTTCTTTGCTTCGGCGTCTTCCTTCAAGGAACTCTTCGACGTTCAGAATGACCCCGAAGACGTTGTGATCGATTTCTATTACACCCGCGTCTACGACCAATCGGGAATGGAAGCGATTCGGACGTTGACGGAGAAATACCAAGCGGCAAACAAGCGTCTGCACCTGACACACCTCAGCGAAGAATGCCGTACACTGCTCGATCGGGCGGGTGAGCTGGTCGAAGTCAATCTCTCGGAAGACCCGCAGTATCACGTCGCAACCGATCGTTTGGCATAGGGGCGAGTGTCAGATAATCGTTGGAACGATACCGCCATCGCTTCGTAGGGCGGCGCCGTTGATTGCCGATGCCAAAGGGCTGGCGACGAAGGCGACCAAGTTGGCGATTTCTTCCGGATTGATCAGCCGCTGGATCAAAGAGGTCGGGCGGTTTTCGGATACAAAGTTTTTCTCGGCTGATTCGAATGACTCGTCAGGATAGAGCCCCTTGACGAATTCTCGAACGCCGGGAGTGACGGTCGAACCCGGTAGGACCGAATTGACCGTGACTTTGGTTCCTTTGGTTAATTCCGCAAGACTGCGCGAAAGCGTGAGTTGAGCCGTCTTGGTCATCGCGTAATGCGCCATCTCTGGGGCCGGCAGCACACCCGATTCGCTGCTGATAAAAATGATGCGACCGCTGTTTTGGTCAAGCATTCGCTTGAGGTAGTGACGCGAGAGCCGGATTCCGCTCATCACGTTGACATCAAAGATTTCGCGCCACTGATCATCCGTGATGTCGAAGAAATCGACGGCCGCGAAGATTCCCAGGTTGTTCACCAAAATGTCCACCTCGGGGAATCGCTCGATGGTTTTCTCGATGCCTGCGACCGTCCCGTTATCGGCGGCCAGCCCCTGGAGTGTGGCGCCGGGGTTGTCCTCTAAAATCTCCTCGATCGCTCGATTCACCGAATCTTCGCTGCGTCCATTGATGACCGTAGTGGCTCCTTCCTGGGCCAAACGCGTCGCAATTGCCTTCCCGATTCCGCCACTTGATGCCGTCACCAGTGCCGTTTTTCCTTTGAGGTTCAATTCCATCGTTTTCTCCGCTTGAGCTTGCTTGCTTGGTGTAGGGAACTTTCTTGATCGGTCAATGTCTGGTCTGATACCGCCGGGCCCGAGTGTTCTTTCAAGAATTCCAGCGATCTCGCCGCAGACGGTGAGCTTCGACCGATTGCCAAATGAATCTGGGATTGTTTTTTCCTTGACCGAAGCAGAAAACTGCTTTATTGTTGATCGTAGATTGACGATAAACATAGTGTTGGTCGATGATGTGTGTTGCACGGTGGCAAGCCGTACCGGCGATGATCAGGCAAAAGACACGTGGCAAAAAAGAAAACGACGAAGAAGTGCGATCCGTCGCCGGCGAAGCTGACGCCGGATCCGGCAGCGGATCAATTAGCCAAACTGGCGTGGGCGATCGCCCATCCGGCCCGCGTTCAGATCGTACAACTCCTGTTGCGACGTGATGCGTGTGTATGTGGCGAAATTGTCAGTTCACTTCCACTTGCCCAATCGACGGTATCCCAGCACCTCAAAATCTTGAAGGAATCGGGCTTAATTCAGGGCGAGGTCGATGGGCCGAAGGTTTGTTACTGTATCAACGAAGCTCAATTGACCAAATTGAAAACTCTGGTCGGCAAGCTTTAGTGTTGGTGGCGAGCACTTCGTTCCAGTTCGACGTTAAGGTTAGCCACCATCCTGTTGTAGCAAGCGCGGCTGAGCAACGAGCGATCAATGATTGTCGCTCGGCGCTCCGAGCCGTTCGCGGTTTCTTATCGCACTATCAGCTCGGAGAACTGAGCGACATTGTCATGTGGCCGATATTTTTCACCCCGTCCAATCGCGCATCGGCGATGGGCGATTATTTGATTCGAACTGAATGGAGAGTTGAACCATGAGTCATGTGCAGATTTATGACCGAGCGATGTGCTGCAGTACCGGCGTCTGTGGACCTCAGGTCGATCCGGTATTACCAAAGTTCGCCGCCGACTTGGAGTGGCTTGAACGGGAAGGGCATCAAGTTGATCGCTTCAATTTGGCGCAAGACGCGGCCCAATACGCAGCAAACTCGACGGTCCAAAAGATGCTCGAAGCGGAAGG is a window of Roseiconus lacunae DNA encoding:
- a CDS encoding ArsR/SmtB family transcription factor; its protein translation is MAKKKTTKKCDPSPAKLTPDPAADQLAKLAWAIAHPARVQIVQLLLRRDACVCGEIVSSLPLAQSTVSQHLKILKESGLIQGEVDGPKVCYCINEAQLTKLKTLVGKL
- the arsD gene encoding arsenite efflux transporter metallochaperone ArsD → MSHVQIYDRAMCCSTGVCGPQVDPVLPKFAADLEWLEREGHQVDRFNLAQDAAQYAANSTVQKMLEAEGVDCLPLIFVDGKVVSRNEYPTRENLALWTETKLPVKNMLPMADGGCSGGSGCC
- a CDS encoding SDR family NAD(P)-dependent oxidoreductase, which produces MELNLKGKTALVTASSGGIGKAIATRLAQEGATTVINGRSEDSVNRAIEEILEDNPGATLQGLAADNGTVAGIEKTIERFPEVDILVNNLGIFAAVDFFDITDDQWREIFDVNVMSGIRLSRHYLKRMLDQNSGRIIFISSESGVLPAPEMAHYAMTKTAQLTLSRSLAELTKGTKVTVNSVLPGSTVTPGVREFVKGLYPDESFESAEKNFVSENRPTSLIQRLINPEEIANLVAFVASPLASAINGAALRSDGGIVPTII